The following DNA comes from Kiritimatiellia bacterium.
CGCCCGCTTTCACCCGCCGGCGTCCCGCCGTGAACAAAACGCCGGCGGCGGAAAAGTTCATTTCTGCGTGGTCGGTTTTCTGGAGAACGCCTGGAAAGGCGCGGACACCGCCGTGGCCGCCTGGCGCGCCCTGCCGGAACATATATCCGCCGGCTGCGTTTTGCATTTGGCGGGTTATGCGTCGCCGCCGCACTTCCCGGAAAAGAATATAAAAGTCTATCACTGGCTGGCGGCGGACGATATGCCGGAATGGTTGCGGGGCATGGACGCCATGATCGTGCCTTCGCGCGACGAGCGCGTCATGCGCGAAACTTTTTCGCTGGCAATGGTTGAGGGTATGCTGACCGGCCTGCCGCTGGTCGTCTCCACCCTGCCGGTCTTGACCGAGAAATTATCGTCCGGCGGCGGTTATGTATTTAACAGCGCCGCCGAGCTGGCGCAATCAATCGCCAGACTGGCGGCGGATGCGGAGTTGCGCGCCAGGCTCGGGCAGGAAGCCCGCCGAACCGCTCTCGCGCGCTACGTCTGGAACACCGGGGATTTTATCGGCCGTTATCTTGCTTGAGGCGGGCGCCGGCTTGCCGCGCAAGTTACATCCGGCCGAAGGGCGAAATGCTTCTCAGTTTCCGAATAATCGGCGGTAAATGCTCCAGGACATAATCAACGTCATCGCCGGTGTTGTAACGGCTCAGGCTGAAGCGGATTGAGCCGTGCGCGGCGATGAAAGGGACGCCCATGGCGCGGATCACATGCGAGGGCTCAAGCGAGCCGGAGGTGCAGGCCGAGCCGGAAGAAGCGGCAACCCCCAGGTCGCTCAGGTGATATAAGATTGATTCGCCCTCAACATAAAGGAAACTGATATTGAGCGTGTTCGGCAGGCGGCGGGTCTGGTCTCCGTTCACCCGCGTGTCGGGGCACATTTTCAAAATACCTTCCTGCAAGCGGTCCCGCAAGGCCGCCACGCGCGCGGCTTCTTCGGAAATGCTGTCCGCCGATAATTCGCAGGCTTTTCCAAGCGCGACGATGCCGGGCACGTTTTCCGTCCCGCCGCGCTTGCCGAATTCCTGGTGTCCGCCGTGGATAAGGGGCGCGACGCGCGTTCCCCTGCGGATATAGAGCGCGGCGACGCCCTTGGGCGCGTGCAATTTATGGCCGGACAAAGAAAGCAGATCCGCTTTTGTCCCGCGCAGGTCAATCGGGATTTTACCCGCGGCCTGGACCGCGTCGGTGTGCATGATTCCGCCGGCGCCCTTGACCATCTCCGCTATTTCCCTGATGGGAAATATCACGCCGGTCTCGTTGTTGGCCCACATGATGCTTACCAGCGCGGGACCCTGACCCAGGTACCGTTTAAGCTGACCGAGATCAATCTGCCCGTATGAATCAACGTCCAGCTCAATAACATTAAATCCAAGGCCTTTCAGTTTGCGGGCCGGTTCCAGCACAGCCGGATGTTCCACGCGCGTGGTGATGAAATTCATCCTTTCGGCGGCCGCTTCCATTGTGCCGAGGATGGCCATGTTGTTGCTTTCTGTGCCGCAGCTGGTGAAAACGATTTCCGGCTGGTCCGCTCCGATAAAGTCGGCTACCTGCCGGCGGGCCCGCTCCACGTGCCGGCGCACCTGGCCGCCAAAGACGTGCATGCTGGAGGGATTGCCCCACAACTCCTTTAAGAAAGGTGTCATAGCCTCCAGCACCTCGGGCGCCACGGCGGTCGTGGCGTTATTGTCCAGATAAATCTGTTTCAAGGAGGAGCCTCCTTTACGACAATATCGGGGGAGACAAATTCTTTCAGCCTGGCCTCCACCACATCCTTGAGGGTAAAGCGCGCCACCTGGCAGTTCGCGCACATGCCGCGCAGGGCCACGAACACGTCGTTGCCGGCCACGTCAATGAGCTCTATGTCGCCGCCGTCTTTCCGCAAGGCGGGCCGCACTTCTTTTTCCAGAGTTTCTTCAATCAGCTTGATTTTCTGAAGGGTTGTCAATGCCCGGCCGGGACGGGGCGGACGGGGTTGCTCGTTTTTCGGTCCCAAACCGTTGATTTTTGCGATGATCGCCGCGATATCATCGCGGCATTTCCCGCAGGCGCCGCCGGCCTTACAATAGTTGGTAACCTGCTCCACGCCGGTGAGATGGTTGTCGCGGACCACCCGCGTTATTTCCTCCTCCGTAACGCCGAAACAGTGGCATATTACCCGGCCTTCCAGAATTTTTCCGGAAGTATCCCCGGTGCGATAGTTATGAATGGCCAATTCCAGCGCCTCGCGCCCCATGACCGAGCAATGCATCTTTTGTTCCGGCAGTCCGCCGAGATAATCGGCGATGTCCTGGTTTGTTATTTTTTCAGCCTCTTCCAGGGTTTTGCCCTTGATCATCTCCGTCAAAGCCGAGGAGGAAGCAATGGCGCTGGCGCACCCGAAGGTTTGGAATTTCGCTTCGGCTATTCTTTTGTTTGCGTCCAGCTTGAAGGTGAGTTTCAAGGCGTCGCCGCAGGCCATGGAGCCGACCTCGCCGCTTCCATCCGGATTGTCAATCACCCCCACGTTCCGCGGATTGCGAAAATGGTCCAGCACTTTATCCGTATATTCCCACATGATTTTCTCCGGCCAAAAAAGCGTTTTTCAAAACTTTTTCGCGCAAAACCAGCCAGGACCGCATTTTTTTCTCAATAGATAAGCGTTGGCTTCGCAAACCTTGCGCGGCAATTGGCTCAAATAATTATCATTGCCGAACAACCGGTTCCCGCGTCCCCCCGCGCCGTTTTTTTCGTGCATGTGATAATGATATTATTTTGTAGTGAAAAGTCATTATTTTTCTGATAAATATTGCTTCCCATGGCCATCTTAAACGATACGATCGCCGCCATCAGCACGGCTCCCGGCGAAGGCGGTATTGCAATTGTCCGGGTGTCCGGTCCCGAAAGTCTGCCGGTTGCCGACATGATTTTCAAATGTTCGCCGCCCCGGCCGTCGGAACGGCCGGCGCCGGCCGTGGTTTACGGACACGTCGTTTCTAAAGGAACGGTGCTGGACGAAGCGTTGCTGCTTGTCATGCGCGCTCCACGCAGCTATACGCGCGAAGATGTTGTTGAATTTCATTGCCACGGAGGAACCATATCGGCCAAAAAGATATTAAGGGCCATTCTGCGGCAAAAAATACGCCTGGCAGAGCCCGGTGAATTCACAAGGCGCGCTTTTTTGAACGGGAGAATAGACCTGCTCCAGGCCGAAGCCGTGCTGGATCTTATCCGGGCCCAGACGGACCGCGGCGCGGCCGCCGCCGTTGAAC
Coding sequences within:
- the nifU gene encoding Fe-S cluster assembly protein NifU, with the protein product MWEYTDKVLDHFRNPRNVGVIDNPDGSGEVGSMACGDALKLTFKLDANKRIAEAKFQTFGCASAIASSSALTEMIKGKTLEEAEKITNQDIADYLGGLPEQKMHCSVMGREALELAIHNYRTGDTSGKILEGRVICHCFGVTEEEITRVVRDNHLTGVEQVTNYCKAGGACGKCRDDIAAIIAKINGLGPKNEQPRPPRPGRALTTLQKIKLIEETLEKEVRPALRKDGGDIELIDVAGNDVFVALRGMCANCQVARFTLKDVVEARLKEFVSPDIVVKEAPP
- the nifS gene encoding cysteine desulfurase NifS: MKQIYLDNNATTAVAPEVLEAMTPFLKELWGNPSSMHVFGGQVRRHVERARRQVADFIGADQPEIVFTSCGTESNNMAILGTMEAAAERMNFITTRVEHPAVLEPARKLKGLGFNVIELDVDSYGQIDLGQLKRYLGQGPALVSIMWANNETGVIFPIREIAEMVKGAGGIMHTDAVQAAGKIPIDLRGTKADLLSLSGHKLHAPKGVAALYIRRGTRVAPLIHGGHQEFGKRGGTENVPGIVALGKACELSADSISEEAARVAALRDRLQEGILKMCPDTRVNGDQTRRLPNTLNISFLYVEGESILYHLSDLGVAASSGSACTSGSLEPSHVIRAMGVPFIAAHGSIRFSLSRYNTGDDVDYVLEHLPPIIRKLRSISPFGRM
- a CDS encoding glycosyltransferase family 4 protein; this encodes MTTPDFSPCITDADPRRTLLFLDKVFLKPRKANLRGVELFNLNLLKDLVREEFRPTVPVHFSWREIFNREFGGSPSEFCATTWKNNLAGGLQAAWRLRRRRYEKIILANVANDLVPALRLLLLFNPRLEIILFAHRLPARRFLAVLPRKTTRILAVNSIIAGRFKKAGFADAEVFFGHISAARFHPPASRREQNAGGGKVHFCVVGFLENAWKGADTAVAAWRALPEHISAGCVLHLAGYASPPHFPEKNIKVYHWLAADDMPEWLRGMDAMIVPSRDERVMRETFSLAMVEGMLTGLPLVVSTLPVLTEKLSSGGGYVFNSAAELAQSIARLAADAELRARLGQEARRTALARYVWNTGDFIGRYLA